One part of the Salvelinus fontinalis isolate EN_2023a chromosome 4, ASM2944872v1, whole genome shotgun sequence genome encodes these proteins:
- the LOC129852719 gene encoding BTB/POZ domain-containing protein 10-like isoform X2: protein MSLHGASGGSDRSRDRRRSSDRSRDSSHERGEGQLTPCIRNVTSPTRQHNSDRERDGGSRPSSPRPQRISPSGSSSSGLVSSLSSTEGCFKSLGVGEMVFVYENSKEGLGTGLGTRSIRTSGSERVTLIVDNTRFVVDPSIFTAQPNTMLGRMFGSGREHNFTRPNEKGEYEVAEGISSTVFRAILDYYKSGIIRCPDGISIPELREACDYLCITFDYNTIKCRDLSALMHELSNDGARRQFEFYLEEMVVPLMVASAQSGERECHIVVLTDDDVVDWDEEYPPQMGEEYSQIIYSTKLYRFFKYIENRDVAKSVLKERGLKKIRLGIEGYPTYKEKVKKRPGGRPEVIYNYVQRPFIRMSWEKEEGKSRHVDFQCVKSKSITNLAAAAADIPQDQLVNMHPGPQVDELDILPNQPPSEPQYSYNNDAGDPDAPSPAV, encoded by the exons ATGAGCCTGCATGGTGCTAGCGGGGGCAGTGACCGCTCACGCGACCGCCGCCGCTCCAGCGACCGCTCCCGAGACTCGTCGCACGAGAGGGGAGAGGGCCAGCTCACCCCTTGCATCAGAAATGTCACCTCGCCTACCCGCCAGCACAACAGCG ACCGTGAGAGGGACGGTGGCTCCAGGCCCAGCAGCCCCCGTCCTCAGAGGATTTCCCCCAGCGGCTCCAGTAGCAGCGGGCTGGTCAGCAGCCTATCCAGCACTGAGGGCTGCTTTAAGAGCCTGGGGGTGGGAGAGATGGTGTTTGTCTATGAGAATAGCAAGGAGGGACTGGGCACGGGCCTGGGTACCCGCAGCATCCGGACCTCAGGCTCCGAGAGGGTCACTCTTATTGTGGATAACACACGGTTCGTGGTGGACCCTTCAATCTTCACAGCACAGCCCAACACCATGCTGGGCAG AATGTTTGGATCTGGAAGGGAACACAATTTCACACGGCCCAATGAAAAAGGAGAGTATGAAGTTGCCGAGGGCATCAGCTCTACAGTGTTCCGAGCCATCCTG GATTACTACAAGTCTGGAATAATCCGTTGCCCCGATGGAATCTCCATCCCTGAGCTGAGGGAGGCATGTGACTATCTGTGCATCACCTTTGACTACAACACCATCAAGTGCAGAGACCTCA GTGCCCTCATGCATGAGCTGTCTAACGACGGTGCCCGGCGTCAGTTTGAGTTCTACCTGGAGGAAATGGTTGTGCCTCTGATGGTGGCCAGCGCccagagcggagagagagaatgtCACATCGTGGTGCTCACTGATGATGACGTAGTGGACTGGGACGAAGAGTACCCACCACAGATGGGAGAAGAGTACTCACAGA TAATATACAGCACAAAACTATACCGGTTCTTCAAATATATAGAAAATCGAGATGTTGCCAAATCAGTTTTAAAGGAGAGAGGACTGAAGAAAATAAGATTAGGCATTGAAG GTTACCCCACGTATAAAGAGAAGGTGAAGAAGCGTCCTGGTGGCCGTCCTGAGGTCATCTACAACTACGTACAGAGGCCCTTCATCCGCATGtcctgggagaaggaggagggcaaGAGCCGCCATGTTGACTTCCAGTGTGTCAAAAGCAAGTCCATCACTAACCTGGCTGCAGCTGCTGCAGATAtcccccaggaccagctggtCAACATGCACCCTGGCCCTCAGGTGGACGAGCTGGACATCCTCCCCAACCAGCCCCCCAGCGAACCCCAGTACAGCTACAACAACGATGCTGGTGACCCAGACGCCCCCTCTCCCGCAGTCTGA
- the LOC129852719 gene encoding BTB/POZ domain-containing protein 10-like isoform X1, producing the protein MIATQVTPRIGNEKHPTSQTLQALESCASRLEADLVKMSLHGASGGSDRSRDRRRSSDRSRDSSHERGEGQLTPCIRNVTSPTRQHNSDRERDGGSRPSSPRPQRISPSGSSSSGLVSSLSSTEGCFKSLGVGEMVFVYENSKEGLGTGLGTRSIRTSGSERVTLIVDNTRFVVDPSIFTAQPNTMLGRMFGSGREHNFTRPNEKGEYEVAEGISSTVFRAILDYYKSGIIRCPDGISIPELREACDYLCITFDYNTIKCRDLSALMHELSNDGARRQFEFYLEEMVVPLMVASAQSGERECHIVVLTDDDVVDWDEEYPPQMGEEYSQIIYSTKLYRFFKYIENRDVAKSVLKERGLKKIRLGIEGYPTYKEKVKKRPGGRPEVIYNYVQRPFIRMSWEKEEGKSRHVDFQCVKSKSITNLAAAAADIPQDQLVNMHPGPQVDELDILPNQPPSEPQYSYNNDAGDPDAPSPAV; encoded by the exons ATGATAGCAACTCAAGTGACACCGAGAATTGGGAACGAAAAACACCCGACCTCGCAAACTCTGCAAGCACTCGAG TCGTGTGCATCTCGACTGGAGGCAGACCTGGTGAAGATGAGCCTGCATGGTGCTAGCGGGGGCAGTGACCGCTCACGCGACCGCCGCCGCTCCAGCGACCGCTCCCGAGACTCGTCGCACGAGAGGGGAGAGGGCCAGCTCACCCCTTGCATCAGAAATGTCACCTCGCCTACCCGCCAGCACAACAGCG ACCGTGAGAGGGACGGTGGCTCCAGGCCCAGCAGCCCCCGTCCTCAGAGGATTTCCCCCAGCGGCTCCAGTAGCAGCGGGCTGGTCAGCAGCCTATCCAGCACTGAGGGCTGCTTTAAGAGCCTGGGGGTGGGAGAGATGGTGTTTGTCTATGAGAATAGCAAGGAGGGACTGGGCACGGGCCTGGGTACCCGCAGCATCCGGACCTCAGGCTCCGAGAGGGTCACTCTTATTGTGGATAACACACGGTTCGTGGTGGACCCTTCAATCTTCACAGCACAGCCCAACACCATGCTGGGCAG AATGTTTGGATCTGGAAGGGAACACAATTTCACACGGCCCAATGAAAAAGGAGAGTATGAAGTTGCCGAGGGCATCAGCTCTACAGTGTTCCGAGCCATCCTG GATTACTACAAGTCTGGAATAATCCGTTGCCCCGATGGAATCTCCATCCCTGAGCTGAGGGAGGCATGTGACTATCTGTGCATCACCTTTGACTACAACACCATCAAGTGCAGAGACCTCA GTGCCCTCATGCATGAGCTGTCTAACGACGGTGCCCGGCGTCAGTTTGAGTTCTACCTGGAGGAAATGGTTGTGCCTCTGATGGTGGCCAGCGCccagagcggagagagagaatgtCACATCGTGGTGCTCACTGATGATGACGTAGTGGACTGGGACGAAGAGTACCCACCACAGATGGGAGAAGAGTACTCACAGA TAATATACAGCACAAAACTATACCGGTTCTTCAAATATATAGAAAATCGAGATGTTGCCAAATCAGTTTTAAAGGAGAGAGGACTGAAGAAAATAAGATTAGGCATTGAAG GTTACCCCACGTATAAAGAGAAGGTGAAGAAGCGTCCTGGTGGCCGTCCTGAGGTCATCTACAACTACGTACAGAGGCCCTTCATCCGCATGtcctgggagaaggaggagggcaaGAGCCGCCATGTTGACTTCCAGTGTGTCAAAAGCAAGTCCATCACTAACCTGGCTGCAGCTGCTGCAGATAtcccccaggaccagctggtCAACATGCACCCTGGCCCTCAGGTGGACGAGCTGGACATCCTCCCCAACCAGCCCCCCAGCGAACCCCAGTACAGCTACAACAACGATGCTGGTGACCCAGACGCCCCCTCTCCCGCAGTCTGA